The following are from one region of the Cloacibacterium sp. TD35 genome:
- a CDS encoding C40 family peptidase, translating into MNKRILFLVVLILTVISCGSRKTVSHKPNTSTENLRNLTSKFEGQNSYQVKKILNDAEDFLGAPYKLGGTSKSGLDCSGLVINVYNENKVKMPRRSIDQAQQGKKIEIWEAKPGDLLFFATNGNRVVSHVGIVKEIKNRGEITFIHASTSKGVIVSSLNEKYWNKAFLFAKRVL; encoded by the coding sequence ATGAATAAAAGAATACTTTTTCTAGTCGTATTGATACTCACGGTAATTTCTTGTGGTTCTCGTAAAACGGTGTCTCACAAACCTAACACTTCCACAGAGAACCTTAGAAACCTAACCTCCAAATTTGAAGGTCAAAATTCTTATCAAGTCAAAAAAATCCTAAATGATGCTGAAGATTTCTTAGGAGCTCCTTATAAACTAGGCGGAACCAGCAAGTCTGGATTAGATTGCAGCGGGTTGGTCATTAATGTATACAATGAAAACAAGGTGAAAATGCCAAGACGTTCCATAGACCAAGCACAACAAGGAAAAAAAATAGAAATTTGGGAGGCAAAACCCGGAGATTTGTTGTTTTTTGCCACTAATGGAAATAGAGTGGTTTCGCATGTAGGCATCGTAAAAGAAATTAAAAACAGAGGAGAAATTACCTTCATTCATGCTTCTACTTCTAAAGGAGTAATCGTATCTTCGCTGAACGAAAAATATTGGAACAAAGCTTTTCTCTTTGCCAAAAGAGTACTCTAA